One window of Ignavibacteriota bacterium genomic DNA carries:
- a CDS encoding response regulator transcription factor produces the protein MKILVVEDNTSMYENIARTLEGANNSIVYCSSSSEVLMRFEESKPDVVVMDIRIKPLNGIKTTKMLKDIHPKAKIIMLTSHDEPEYRNAAREAGANAYVLKENLAHLKTLINII, from the coding sequence ATGAAAATTTTAGTTGTAGAAGATAACACCAGCATGTATGAAAACATCGCTCGTACGTTAGAGGGAGCAAACAACAGCATCGTCTATTGTTCCTCCAGTTCTGAAGTGCTGATGCGGTTTGAAGAGAGCAAACCGGATGTTGTGGTTATGGACATCAGAATCAAACCGCTCAACGGAATCAAGACAACAAAAATGCTGAAAGATATTCACCCGAAAGCGAAAATCATCATGCTCACCAGCCACGACGAACCGGAATATAGAAATGCGGCGAGAGAAGCGGGCGCGAATGCGTATGTGCTGAAAGAAAATCTCGCCCATCTCAAGACGCTCATCAACATCATTTAA
- a CDS encoding response regulator transcription factor yields MDKRITIVIADDHPMFRAGVRQAIESDESLHLIGEAGTGAEALRLIRDRMPQVALLDMRMPEMTGLAVAKELLKSNSTVEIMFLTMHDEEEWFEKAMEVGVKGYLLKDSLPSDILQGIHAVAKGRYYISPKLSGAMMQRKQESKSLTEEFPDIEKLTEMERTVLRLVGESKSSKEIADELFISSRTVDNHRFHIAEKLGIKGRYKLLRFAMENRKML; encoded by the coding sequence ATGGATAAACGCATCACAATTGTCATTGCAGATGACCATCCGATGTTTCGAGCAGGAGTGCGTCAAGCGATTGAGTCGGACGAGTCCCTTCATTTGATTGGCGAAGCAGGAACTGGCGCCGAGGCGTTACGTTTGATTCGAGACCGAATGCCGCAAGTCGCTTTGCTTGATATGCGAATGCCGGAGATGACCGGCTTGGCAGTTGCAAAGGAATTGTTAAAAAGCAATTCAACAGTAGAAATAATGTTTCTGACCATGCACGATGAAGAAGAATGGTTCGAGAAGGCGATGGAGGTCGGTGTGAAAGGATATTTGCTGAAAGATAGTTTGCCATCCGATATACTTCAGGGAATTCATGCAGTGGCAAAAGGGAGATATTACATTAGTCCGAAACTTTCCGGAGCGATGATGCAACGAAAACAGGAATCGAAATCGTTGACGGAAGAATTTCCCGACATCGAAAAACTGACAGAGATGGAGCGAACTGTTTTGCGTTTGGTTGGAGAAAGCAAATCAAGCAAAGAAATTGCGGATGAATTGTTTATCTCTTCGAGGACGGTTGACAATCACCGGTTTCACATTGCGGAAAAACTTGGAATCAAAGGAAGGTACAAACTACTTAGGTTTGCGATGGAGAACAGAAAAATGCTTTAG
- a CDS encoding T9SS type A sorting domain-containing protein: protein MKIFLILLLMFGLWGYALSQSIEHPWRTVDQGGGKIISSQSVTMRSSVANANGKLSGVAGVNLESGYIPGVRQYSGTTSTSTLIAEASWNMISLSLRVSDNRKSSLFPSSISAAFEYTTGYVMKDSLQFGKGYWLKFSVGDTMMFSGSSSFIETLNVNSQWNMIGCISYPVDISSIEAIGTMVTSQYFGFSNSGGYVSTTTLQPGKGYWVKTNGAGKLVLRATSGLDFSAPVSSVNKNKSPMKNVATVQSDMNSILIRDAIGRERTLNYSTSQNGIDLNQFELPPVPPAGMFDARFATQRSLVVYDMKKKEPQLFALQINGAEYPLTIELENSSGASLFVDGKEVKLTENRKAEILNPESSIKLKLTPPSSKELPTEFALEQNYPNPFNPSTVIRYQLSVNSRVTLRVFDVLGQVVTTMVDEMQDAGFKFVEFTANGLASGTYFYQLTATEDGTGKVFRDVKKFILTK from the coding sequence ATGAAAATATTTCTAATCTTATTGTTGATGTTCGGATTGTGGGGCTATGCACTGAGCCAATCAATCGAACATCCGTGGAGAACAGTTGACCAAGGAGGCGGAAAAATCATTTCAAGTCAAAGCGTAACGATGAGAAGTTCAGTTGCCAATGCAAATGGAAAATTATCAGGTGTTGCGGGCGTGAATCTCGAAAGCGGGTATATTCCCGGAGTGCGACAGTATTCAGGAACAACTTCAACTTCTACTCTGATTGCAGAAGCAAGTTGGAATATGATTTCACTTTCATTACGTGTGAGCGATAACAGAAAGAGTTCGTTGTTTCCTTCTTCGATTTCGGCGGCTTTTGAATATACTACGGGATATGTAATGAAGGACTCTCTTCAATTCGGGAAAGGATATTGGTTGAAATTTTCCGTTGGAGATACAATGATGTTTTCGGGTTCGTCGTCATTTATTGAAACACTCAATGTGAACAGTCAGTGGAATATGATTGGATGTATTTCGTATCCGGTAGATATTTCAAGTATTGAAGCAATCGGAACAATGGTAACATCACAATATTTTGGTTTTTCAAATTCGGGCGGTTACGTTTCGACTACTACATTACAACCGGGAAAAGGATATTGGGTAAAGACAAACGGTGCAGGGAAATTAGTATTGCGGGCAACAAGCGGACTGGATTTTTCTGCACCTGTTTCTTCCGTGAATAAAAATAAATCACCGATGAAAAACGTAGCCACTGTTCAATCTGATATGAACTCAATTCTCATTCGTGATGCAATAGGGCGGGAGCGAACATTGAATTATTCGACTTCACAAAATGGCATAGATTTGAATCAGTTTGAGTTACCGCCCGTTCCTCCTGCAGGAATGTTTGACGCACGGTTTGCGACGCAACGTTCATTGGTTGTGTATGATATGAAGAAAAAAGAGCCTCAACTATTTGCACTTCAAATCAATGGTGCGGAATATCCATTAACCATCGAGTTGGAAAATTCTTCCGGCGCTTCTTTATTCGTTGATGGGAAAGAAGTGAAGTTGACTGAGAATAGAAAGGCTGAAATCCTAAATCCTGAATCATCAATCAAACTGAAATTAACGCCTCCATCTTCAAAGGAATTGCCGACAGAGTTTGCACTTGAACAAAATTATCCGAATCCGTTTAACCCGTCAACAGTTATTCGTTATCAGTTATCTGTTAATAGTAGAGTAACGCTAAGAGTGTTTGATGTGCTTGGACAAGTAGTTACAACGATGGTTGATGAGATGCAGGATGCAGGATTCAAGTTTGTAGAGTTCACTGCGAATGGACTTGCAAGCGGGACATATTTCTATCAATTGACGGCAACGGAAGATGGGACGGGGAAAGTGTTTCGAGATGTGAAGAAATTTATACTGACAAAATAA